A single genomic interval of Dysidea avara chromosome 6, odDysAvar1.4, whole genome shotgun sequence harbors:
- the LOC136257852 gene encoding E3 ubiquitin-protein ligase TRIM71-like, giving the protein MSAKEATTNFSSLKDQRPKPTLEFGTYFQSLKCKQEAVVPKEGVKELANNFFINRMVDELVAQCKVEAEDEVRCDECGMDRSILCCCPDCNMFLCHDCNDTHKCRKKFCSDGVTESTQINVNVALCKVHNTQLRYYCETCQLLVCMYCTVKDHKGHNHDTVMKMAGKYRRELGKITASVKEMGTRVSEARDNVEKMRVKIRQQGEEANKKIEQHYHELVQNLTQIKQQGMCDEVNKGQHYDELFQNLMEHKKQLKQQVDDTVSQKEKAVTTRLEEVEYVQAELSSMDELKDAVEKSSDQDALSAKKHVIDHMQQLADKYKKLNTQPVKLLGIEFVPSKEPFPRFGHLFVHVIDIKHPLAFIDELHTKKLSRNSTSVIPYTTVNKPCKIVRTDKRMDYPWGIEFCENGMWAVTVFTKHCVCLFDNQDLLVRKFGSKGSNDKQFYHPCGVAFENKDHLYVADRDNHRIQKFDISGNYLLMFGGKGSKDGQLDSPCGVTVYKDGVYVADSENGRISVFQLNGQFHRTIGEGQLNSPHDVVVTNNNQLFVADYERHCIYTFTVEGYFVRKFGTKGRGREELCNPRGLTVDKNGFVLVTDKNCRVTIFDKHGNCVHQFGACGSDGGQFYKHSGIALSPNGDIYVCDGGNHRVQIFSTSPKL; this is encoded by the coding sequence ATGTCTGCTAAAGAAGCTACAACTAACTTCAGCAGTTTGAAAGATCAAAGACCAAAACCTACTTTGGAGTTTGGTACATACTTCCAAAGTCTCAAGTGTAAACAGGAAGCTGTAGTTCCTAAAGAAGGAGTAAAGGAGTTAGctaacaatttcttcattaATCGTATGGTGGATGAGTTGGTAGCACAATGTAAAGTGGAGGCTGAAGATGAAGTGAGGTGTGATGAGTGTGGTATGGATAGGTCAATATTGTGTTGCTGTCCAGATTGTAACATGTTTCTCTGCCATGATTGTAATGATACTCACAAATGTAGAAAAAAATTTTGTAGTGATGGTGTCACTGAATCCACACAGATCAATGTAAATGTTGCACTTTGTAAAGTACACAATACACAACTCAGGTATTACTGTGAAACATGTCAGCTGttggtgtgtatgtattgtacagtgAAGGATCACAAGGGACACAATCATGATACTGTAATGAAGATGGCTGGCAAATACAGACGTGAATTGGGAAAGATCACTGCTTCAGTAAAAGAAATGGGTACAAGAGTCTCTGAAGCACGTGATAACGTTGAGAAGATGAGAGTGAAGATAAGACAACAAGGTGAAGAAGCGAATAAGAAGATCGAACAGCATTATCATGAACTGGTTCAAAATTTAACTCAGATTAAACAACAAGGTATGTGTGATGAAGTCAATAAGGGGCAGCATTATGATGAACTGTTCCAAAACTTGATGGAACataaaaagcagttaaaacaACAAGTAGATGACACAGTGTCACAGAAGGAGAAAGCAGTGACAACTCGACTAGAAGAGGTGGAGTATGTACAAGCAGAATTGTCAAGTATGGACGAACTGAAAGATGCAGTGGAGAAGAGCTCTGATCAAGACGCATTGTCTGCTAAGAAGCATGTGATTGATCACATGCAACAGTTAGCTGACAAGTACAAGAAACTGAACACTCAGCCTGTCAAATTGCTTGGTATAGAATTTGTACCTAGCAAGGAGCCATTCCCACGATTTGGTCATTTGTTTGTTCACGTCATTGATATCAAACACCCATTAGCATTCATTGACGAACTGCACACAAAGAAGCTTTCCCGCAATAGTACAAGTGTCATACCTTACACTACAGTAAACAAGCCCTGTAAGATAGTGAGAACGGATAAGAGGATGGACTATCCTTGGGgaatagaattttgtgaaaatggcATGTGGGCAGTTACTGTATTTACCAAACACTGTGTGTGTTTATTTGATAACCAGGACCTACTGGTGAGGAAATTTGGCAGCAAAGGATCCAATGATAAACAGTTTTACCATCCTTGTGGTGTTGCATTTGAAAATAAAGATCACTTATATGTGGCTGATCGCGACAATCATAGAATACAAAAGTTTGATATCAGTGGTAATTACTTACTCATGTTTGGTGGCAAAGGAAGTAAAGATGGTCAACTTGATTCTCCCTGTGGAGTCACAGTATACAAGGATGGTGTCTATGTTGCAGACTCTGAAAATGGGCGTATCTCAGTGTTTCAATTAAATGGTCAATTCCACCGCACCATTGGCGAAGggcagttgaactctccacatgatgtaGTAGTAACCAACAATAATCAGTTGTTTGTTGCTGACTATGAAAGACACTGCATATATACTTTCACTGTTGAAGGATATTTTGTGAGGAAGTTTGGTACAAAAGGAAGAGGAAGAGAAGAACTATGTAATCCACGTGGTCTCACTGTTGACAAGAATGGTTTTGTCTTAGTAACTGATAAGAATTGTCGTGTGACCATCTTTGACAAACACGGCAACTGTGTACACCAGTTTGGGGCATGTGGTTCTGATGGAGGTCAGTTTTATAAGCACAGTGGGATTGCTCTTAGTCCAAATGGTGATATATATGTTTGTGATGGTGGCAATCACAGGGTTCAGATATTTTCTACGTCACCAAAACTGTAG